A portion of the Salvelinus alpinus chromosome 33, SLU_Salpinus.1, whole genome shotgun sequence genome contains these proteins:
- the LOC139562995 gene encoding apoptosis regulator BAX-like, whose protein sequence is MADSRERRKTGEDEPRGAVGGEDVIDDRIMEQGAVVLRGYVIERVSAENPERRLTPEDLGGRPNELEDHQVKDVVHQLLLIADDLNKNAELQHLISTVQVNCAQDVFFSVAREIFADGINWGRVVSLFHLAYKLIYKALTQNHLEIIKKVISWVLQFIRENVSSWIRQQGGWEAVVSTVSHWRTVSLVAAVAFVMAMVYWRKTR, encoded by the exons ATGGCAGACTCCCGAGAAAGAAGGAAAACAGGCGAAGATGAGCCTCGGGGTGCAGTTGGGGGTGAAG ATGTCATCGACGACAGAATTATGGAACAAGGAGCTGTTGTTTTAAGAGG GTATGTCATAGAGAGGGTCAGTGCAGAAAACCCAGAGAGGCGTTTGACTCCAGAGGACCTTGGTGGCAGACCCAACGAACTAGAGGACCACCAAGTCAAAGACGTGGTTCACCAGCTGCTGCTGATCGCTGATGACCTGAACAAAAATGCTGAGCTACAACA CCTAATAAGCACAGTCCAGGTAAACTGTGCCCAGGATGTGTTCTTCTCCGTGGCCAGGGAAATCTTTGCAGATGGTATCAACTGGGGCAGAGTGGTCTCCCTGTTTCACTTGGCCTACAAGCTCATTTACAAG GCACTGACACAGAACCACTTAGAAATCATCAAGAAGGTTATTAGCTGGGTATTACAGTTCATCAGGGAAAATGTCTCCTCTTGGATCCGACAGCAAGGAGGATGG GAGGCGGTTGTTAGCACCGTGTCACATTGGCGTACTGTGTCGCTTGTGGCTGCAGTGGCTTTCGTGATGGCCATGGTTTACTGGAGGAAAACACGCTGA